In Nicotiana tabacum cultivar K326 chromosome 2, ASM71507v2, whole genome shotgun sequence, the following proteins share a genomic window:
- the LOC107773727 gene encoding auxin-binding protein ABP19a-like precursor: MFFQAFFIFSLLFLSSDAAVLDFCVGDLSVPDGPGGYACKKPSAVTANDFVFSGLATPVKLNPLIKAAVTPAFAPQFPGLNGLGISMARLDLAIGGVIPMHTHPGASEVLYVVTGEICAGFISSSDNKVFFKNLKQGDIMVFPQGLLHFQINSGKTTGLAIVSFSSPTPGLQITDFALFANDLATELVQATTFLDAATIKKLKGVLGGTN, from the coding sequence ATGTTTTTTCAagccttcttcatcttctcccttcTCTTCCTCTCCTCTGATgccgctgtcctcgatttctgtgTCGGGGACTTATCAGTCCCCGACGGTCCAGGCGGCTACGCCTGCAAAAAACCATCAGCAGTAACTGCGAATGACTTTGTATTTTCTGGCCTAGCCACTCCAGTTAAACTTAACCCTCTCATTAAAGCCGCAGTCACACCTGCTTTTGCTCCTCAATTTCCAGGACTTAACGGTCTTGGAATTTCAATGGCTAGGCTAGATTTAGCTATAGGTGGTGTTATCCCAATGCATACACACCCTGGAGCTTCAGAAGTACTTTATGTTGTAACTGGAGAAATTTGTGCTGGATTTATTTCTTCCTCAGACAACAAAGTTTTTTTCAAGAACCTTAAACAAGGAGACATTATGGTTTTCCCACAAGGGTTGTTGCATTTCCAGATTAACTCTGGGAAAACTACTGGTTTAGCTATTGTTTCTTTCAGTAGTCCAACTCCAGGTCTTCAAATTACGGATTTCGCTCTCTTTGCTAATGATTTGGCTACTGAACTTGTGCAGGCGACTACGTTCCTTGACGCTGCCACAATCAAGAAGTTGAAGGGTGTCCTTGGTGGCACCAACTAA